In the genome of Drosophila kikkawai strain 14028-0561.14 chromosome 2R, DkikHiC1v2, whole genome shotgun sequence, the window GGGCGCACACTGACTGCAATAAGTACGCTGGCAGGCCTGACAGTTCCGCACAGcaggtgtgtgtttgtgtgcgcgACAACAATTTTTCAACCCGAAAACATATAAAAGAAAAGCAGGAGGAAAATGTCAATGAGCTTGAGCTTACCGGGGGCCCAGACagctggcaactggcaactggtgCGGCATTAACTTATCGCATGAGGTGGCACGAGTTCGGGATTAACTCGAGTGTCGGGGGCTGACAAAGTTTTCCTCTTTACCATGCTAATTCATTTCTTTGTCTCCTTTGCCTTTTCTCCCCCAGGGATCGCATCTTTCGGCTCAATCTGCGCAACATCAGCCAATCGATTTGCGAGGTAAGATATAGTGGTATTATCTTAACAGAATTATTCGCACTTTAAgagatttaaataataaatacagttTATAGGTTGAGAGACTCTGATTTGCGGTCTCTTGACCTAATTTTGATGCCTTTTTGATTACAGCTTTTGCCTGATTAAGTTCCATTTTCCTTGAATATTATTCATGGCTTAGGAAAATAGGAATAGGAAAATCCTTAAGCCTCTGCTGCATTTGTGAGTGACCAACTTGTCACTGACAGCCACCAATTGCACTTAAATGATTCCATCTTCAACTATCAATATCCGCCCCTGTCCGTTCAACCGTTTTCcgccactttttttttttttgtcgtccTTGCGTCCTTGCAAGGCGGCAGCCCAGTGCACTATCGCCACCTCCTGAGACGTAGCAAATGCTTTTAACAGCAATTATTTGTGCTGACTGCTGGGCGGGCGGAGGACGGCAAACGGCCAAAAGGAATTCCATTTGAAGGCAGCAGCACTTAGAGTTGCCCGGTGCCTTTGGACTGACACTTTAGGCAAGTGGAAATAAAAGTGGAAAGTGCATCCTCGCAGCCACCGGATATTGTGTCTATATGTCAGGCATAAAAATTGTCAGTCGATGGCTTTTTCGCCCCCTCATTGATTTGTGGTTTTCACTTAGGCAAAAGTATTTGCAGCAAGACAAGCTCCAAAAGGAGATTCATTGTCGATTCAAGTGccgccaaaaagaaaaaggaagtGGCAGAAAAAcgaatcaaattaaataaacaaatgtcCAACGTGAGCAACATaccaaataacaataataaaaaacataaaagaaaACCAACGAAAATACTGCCAGGACATGCGAGTCTACcgaaaaattctttttggcGCGTGCCTTCGGTTGAGCATCCGCAGCATCGAATTCCAGCACGGTTTCAATAAACTTGGCCAACATAAATTTCAACTCGATGCCATTTTTCATTCTTCCAGCGCGATGTACTCATCCTGGAGCCCACCGGCTCGGATATCCTTAACTGTGTGTCCAAGGGCAAGCGGGAGGTGAGTTGCCCATACATAATTGCCATTAACCTTTGTAACCATTCCAAAGCATGTGCAAAATTTTGTCTATCGATAAAACCAATGAATTTGTGAACCAAACTCATGCCTCGcccttttccatttccattttgcaATTTCGGAactacacacacaaaaaaaaccaacccaCTCTTTGATTTCCTTAAACCTTTGATTTTCTAACATTTACTACaattacacaaaataaaaaccaaatgaaaTGCAATGCTGTGATTCGGGGCACTTGACAAGAAGGTGGAGTGCCGCAATCACATAAGGGTTATCCAACCGATGAACTTCAATGGCCAGAAGCTATATGTTTGCGGGACCAACGCCCACAATCCCAAGGATTATGTTATAAATGTAAGTGAAAGggaaaaaactaattaaaaggaaaatattcattcatttttattgaatttaagaGTGCCTTTCTTGATTTGAAAGtgaatattttccattttgttttaagaaATTTGAGTTTAAGCAACTTGACTGACTTTCTAAGAgcttaaagttttatataatttttaatataaagttAAACTCAGACTCCGTAGACGTAATGATCAAGTCCCTATAAAAATCCTTTTCCTGTAAACCAAACTCTTCCCTTTTTTACCAATTTAAAAGGCAAAATAGGGGATTTTCCAAAGGGACTTCATCAATGTGCCTAATTGTGAATGTCAGTCAAGTTTTGAAGTTCATTTCAGCCAGCGGGCGGCCAAAATTAAAGTCAACTAATGCGCTTTTCGTTTTGCTTCCACATCATTCCCCTTAACCCCCAACATCCAAAAACATCCAAAACACCCAATACACCCACCCGAAACCCCATTTCAACCCTTAGGCAAACTTAACACATTTACCCAGATCCCAGTACGTGCCCGGCATCGGCCTGGGCATTGGCAAGTGTCCCTACGATCCCGCTGACAACTCAACCGCCGTCTATGTGGAGAACGGAAATCCCTTCGGTTTGCCCGCCCTGGTAAGTTCAGACCCGAAAGCGGAAGTGGAATAAAAGTAAGGATAAAGGAAGGcacaaataaaaagaaaaatgtcaattgtaataaaattacaaaagtaAAGGCACGGGAGAAAGACGGTTGGGAAGGAAGTTGGCAAAGTTGTGTTTGGGACGCGCAGGcaggaaaattttaaagacaGAAAAGATGGGAGAAAAGGCAGCAATAAAGCAgctgaaattaaattagagcagggcatacacacacacacacatatacatagcCAGGGGAGGCGCACTGAGAGGGAGGCACGTGCGTACACTTTGTGCGTAATTGTGTGCGTGCGTGCCTTGGCTTACTgggcgtatgcgtgatgtTCGGGCCTTATCATCAGTCGCCGCTTGCTAACCACGATTGTGTCTCTCGTTCTTGTTTCCGTTCCCCGTTACCCGTTGCCCGCCTTCCCCTAACAAACTGCAGTACGCCGGCACGAATGCAGAGTTCACCAAAGCGGATTCCGTCATATTTCGCTCGGACCTCTACAATCTGACAAATGGACGCAAGGAGGCCAACTTCAAGAGAACCGTCAAATATGACTCCAAGCTGCTGGACAGTAAGTTAAAGCCATGTGtaacaaatgtttaaaataagaaaaacttatagaaaataattgttaaagtCTTTCAAGATACTTTTACAAGCTGATTAGCTGACTCACCTTCTTCCCTTACCCTTTCAGAACCCAACTTTGTTGGCTCTTTCGAGATCGGCGAGTTTGTCTACTTCTTTTTCCGGGAACATGCCGTGGAGTATATAAACTGCGGCAAGGCTGTTTATTCTCGTGTGGCCAGAGTCTGCAAAAACGATCGTGGCGGCAAATATATGATCAGCCAGAATTGGGCCACGTATCTTAAGGCTCGCATGAACTGCAGCATTTCCAGCGAGTTTCCCTTCTACTTCAACGAGATACAATCGGTGTACAAGATGCCCACGGATGATACCAAGTTCTATGCCACGTTTACAACGAATACGAATGGACTGATTGGATCGGCAGTGTGTAGCTACGATATAGGGGATATAAATGCGGCCTTTGATGGTAAGTTTTTACTTAggaaaactttataaaaataagaaatgaaAAGCTAAAGAAACCTATAATGTGCCAAgttaatagaaatatattaattgttttataatatattttaaaaattaacttaagAAAGAAATCTTTCAGTATAAAAAGAATTATACTTCACCAAAGTATCTATACCAAGTTAATTCCTAGAATCCCAAGCAGTAACAAGACCCTTTTCCTTCGAGTGTATATATGTAGGTAGTATGTCGGCTTGTGTGATTTATTGCACTGTCCATAATTCTTGAGGGGGATTCCCATTTCGCCAGTGACTGCGGATGAAATTACGCGCACAGGTGGAGACCTTGTCCCTGGAATTTGAGCGTTAAATGGTGCGCATTGAATTGATGGTGGCACCACCCACAGGACCTCAGCCGGCTTCCTGGCACACATATCCCTCCTCCTTTTATTGAAACAGTCTCACATTCGCCTTGAATTTCTTGTGCGCTAGCTGCCACTTTAACTTCAGGGGGACTTGGGGCTTTTCAGTACAAGTAATGAGTACCATGGCCAACACTTTTTTAACCCAAGTTGGCCTGGAAAGTTCATTAACACCGTAAAgtttgtctgtgtgtgtggagcGGTGCCAAGACTGACAGGCAGACAATCAGGCAGACAACACACAGACGCAGTCACACAGACGGAGCCACAGGGCAAAGAGCTGCAAAAAAATCTGGCATACACTTAAAATTCATTACGAAAAGTTTGCGGGCATGTTGCACAGACAGCAGCGAGTGtgataaaaaagaaaaatacaaaataaaaataaatgtggaAAGCCACAGCAATTAATTATGGCAACAAACGATTATGCAGCCGCACTCGAAGGCCAGGCTATGAttcttaaattgtattttatccTTGACAGGCATGGAATCTGTTTATGAACAGGACTGTGAATATAATAACCAgaagctttaaaatttaattaagttagTGTCAGAGCCTttagccttttaaaattacaataaacgtaataaaatttgatacaaagatttaaattagaaatatttaagacaAGTCTAAgatcatatttaatttcagaAATATAGAAACAGATTTAACTGCTAGTTATAATTCATTAACCTCGGCTATTCATGAAATGTTAATGCAGAAACCACTTGGCATAAACATGGAAGCAGTGGCAATGATtcttaaattgtatattttatatttaccgAGTGCGAGTGTGCGAGTGCCACAAATCAGCACTTCGCACCGTACTGACACACATAAATTAAGTGCAGCACACTACTGCCCTGGCACTCAACTCCGCACTGACGCCTCCCCTCTCCCCTTTTCTTTTACTCCTCCCTTTCCGCATCCAGGCAAATTCAAGGAGCAGGCCACCTCAAACAGCGCTTGGCTGCCCGTGCTGAACTCCAAAGTGCCGGAGCCACGTCCGGGAACTTGCCACAACGACACCGCCACGCTGCCGGACTCCGTGTTGAATTTCATCCGCAAACATCCGCTAATGGACAAGGCGGTCGATCATGAATTTGGCAATCCGGTCTTCTTCAAGCGGGACGTCATCCTCACCAAGCTGGTGGTGGACAAGTAAGTGAGAGCCGTATTCATTAGCGCTGCCAGCCAGTTGTCTGCCGGCCTGGCACGGAGCCAGTCGCATGGGAGTATCCTTGTTGACATTTGTCGGGTTTAGACTACTATATATGGGGTTTACACAGAGAAAATGGATGTATTATTTAGTAAAAggagttttataattttttttatcccatgctatttttgtttgattaattTCCAAGAGCATTTTAAGGCTCATATCTTAAATCATGATGTCTTGGGCTTATTATCCTCTTAAATGATTTCTAAATACACTTAAACATAATTATCtctgttattttttgtgtagtGCCCAGACTCCTGGGCTGGCTCTGTGTCCTGACAGTTGTTCTGGCAGCGAAAAATGTTTTGTCTTGGCCGGAACTTGTGAACAAAGTGCCGCAGGATGTGTTTTCAGTTAAGCGCTTGCCACTGACGCTGCTTTTTTtctcttccctttttttctctcccCTCCCGTGACGCTTTTCCCGCAGGATACGGATCGACAAGCTGAACCAGGAGTTCCTCGTGTACTTTGTGGCCACAACCTCGGGCCACATCTACAAGATAGTGCAGTTTATGCACTATGGCCAGCGGCACTCCAACCTGGTGGACATCTTCGAGGCCTCGCCA includes:
- the Sema2b gene encoding semaphorin-2A isoform X2, with product MCATGRNHRLLNRLSSLSALLLVLGAQFIRVEFARADYENTWNLYYEPPCCTGSAAGHHLRHHKDHVKDFSCGPLHYKTFYMDERNNALYVGAMDRIFRLNLRNISQSICERDVLILEPTGSDILNCVSKGKREVECRNHIRVIQPMNFNGQKLYVCGTNAHNPKDYVINANLTHLPRSQYVPGIGLGIGKCPYDPADNSTAVYVENGNPFGLPALYAGTNAEFTKADSVIFRSDLYNLTNGRKEANFKRTVKYDSKLLDKPNFVGSFEIGEFVYFFFREHAVEYINCGKAVYSRVARVCKNDRGGKYMISQNWATYLKARMNCSISSEFPFYFNEIQSVYKMPTDDTKFYATFTTNTNGLIGSAVCSYDIGDINAAFDGKFKEQATSNSAWLPVLNSKVPEPRPGTCHNDTATLPDSVLNFIRKHPLMDKAVDHEFGNPVFFKRDVILTKLVVDKIRIDKLNQEFLVYFVATTSGHIYKIVQFMHYGQRHSNLVDIFEASPHNEPIRELTLSHKTGSLYLATDHQVKQIDMAMCARRYDSCFRCVADPYCGWDKEVKACRPYQLGLLQDVANETSGICDTSVLKKKVTSSYGQTLHLSCFVKMPEVLRKKQTRWYHHSTEKGRYEVRYTPTKYIETNEGGLVLLAVNEGDGGRYDSYLDGTLLCSYGVTVDAHRCSPPSQKQDYQKIYSHWCNEFEKYKSAMKQWQAKQEQCGLKDKAGPISSSNDGKHVNDVFSNDALV
- the Sema2b gene encoding semaphorin-2A isoform X1; its protein translation is MCATGRNHRLLNRLSSLSALLLVLGAQFIRVEFARADYENTWNLYYEPPCCTGSAAGHHLRHHKDHVKDFSCGPLHYKTFYMDERNNALYVGAMDRIFRLNLRNISQSICERDVLILEPTGSDILNCVSKGKREKVECRNHIRVIQPMNFNGQKLYVCGTNAHNPKDYVINANLTHLPRSQYVPGIGLGIGKCPYDPADNSTAVYVENGNPFGLPALYAGTNAEFTKADSVIFRSDLYNLTNGRKEANFKRTVKYDSKLLDKPNFVGSFEIGEFVYFFFREHAVEYINCGKAVYSRVARVCKNDRGGKYMISQNWATYLKARMNCSISSEFPFYFNEIQSVYKMPTDDTKFYATFTTNTNGLIGSAVCSYDIGDINAAFDGKFKEQATSNSAWLPVLNSKVPEPRPGTCHNDTATLPDSVLNFIRKHPLMDKAVDHEFGNPVFFKRDVILTKLVVDKIRIDKLNQEFLVYFVATTSGHIYKIVQFMHYGQRHSNLVDIFEASPHNEPIRELTLSHKTGSLYLATDHQVKQIDMAMCARRYDSCFRCVADPYCGWDKEVKACRPYQLGLLQDVANETSGICDTSVLKKKVTSSYGQTLHLSCFVKMPEVLRKKQTRWYHHSTEKGRYEVRYTPTKYIETNEGGLVLLAVNEGDGGRYDSYLDGTLLCSYGVTVDAHRCSPPSQKQDYQKIYSHWCNEFEKYKSAMKQWQAKQEQCGLKDKAGPISSSNDGKHVNDVFSNDALV